One window of the Candidatus Binatus sp. genome contains the following:
- a CDS encoding LpxI family protein produces the protein MNKLGLIAGNGVFPLEVAAGARKRGIKVIAVAHLNESDRAIDSIADDVTWIKVGELQKIIDAFNRAGVSEAAMAGGISRARLKDSFAPDARALAMLASIGRFSDDAVLRGVAREVEREGIRMIDPVPMIEHWLAPAGIAAGPAPSEAQLRDLDLAFAVARQLGSFDIGQTVAVRDGVVAAVEAVEGTDGALRRAAAMVGAGLVVAKAAKPGQDLRFDRPAIGPATIDLLGEIGAALVGIEAGIALILECDRTLDLARAKNIAVFGHTWTTRSGDA, from the coding sequence GTGAATAAGCTAGGGCTCATCGCGGGCAACGGCGTTTTTCCGCTCGAAGTCGCAGCGGGTGCGCGCAAACGCGGAATCAAGGTCATCGCAGTGGCTCATCTCAACGAAAGCGATCGCGCGATCGACTCGATCGCCGATGACGTCACCTGGATCAAAGTCGGCGAGCTGCAAAAAATAATCGATGCGTTCAACCGCGCCGGCGTGAGTGAAGCTGCGATGGCGGGCGGCATCTCGCGCGCGCGCCTCAAAGATTCATTCGCGCCCGATGCGCGCGCACTCGCGATGCTCGCCAGTATCGGACGCTTCAGTGACGACGCGGTGCTCCGCGGCGTCGCGCGCGAAGTCGAGCGCGAAGGCATCCGCATGATCGATCCGGTCCCGATGATCGAGCATTGGCTCGCGCCGGCCGGAATCGCCGCAGGCCCGGCGCCGAGCGAGGCGCAACTGCGCGATCTCGATCTGGCATTCGCGGTGGCGCGGCAACTCGGCAGCTTCGATATCGGACAGACCGTTGCGGTTCGCGATGGGGTCGTGGCCGCGGTCGAAGCTGTCGAGGGCACCGACGGGGCGCTCAGGCGCGCAGCCGCGATGGTCGGCGCGGGACTCGTCGTCGCGAAAGCCGCCAAACCCGGACAGGACCTCCGCTTCGACCGCCCCGCAATAGGGCCCGCGACGATCGATCTGCTTGGCGAGATCGGCGCCGCGCTGGTCGGCATCGAAGCGGGCATCGCGCTGATTCTCGAATGCGATCGCACGCTCGATTTGGCGCGTGCGAAAAATATAGCCGTTTTCGGACATACCTGGACTACGCGAAGCGGTGATGCCTGA
- a CDS encoding OmpH family outer membrane protein, with translation MRQRFFIGALVSLLLTAIPARAEVKLAYVDVQRALNECDAGKKAKGEFQGRVETLESRLQRQQNEVQSLKDEIEKKGMLMNPDQRQSLQDQYVAKLKNFERDYKDSKDELQRKDNEITAKIVHDLAQVIRTIGERDGYTMVMEKGSILWGTPAIDVTDQLIRSYNQMHVQIGTLGESTRGGVGLGGGGVTRSSAEQAGARPPSDFGSAATKRSTISK, from the coding sequence ATGAGGCAACGGTTTTTCATCGGTGCGTTGGTTTCGCTGTTATTGACCGCAATCCCGGCACGCGCCGAAGTGAAGCTCGCATACGTCGACGTGCAGCGGGCGCTCAACGAGTGCGACGCCGGCAAAAAAGCCAAGGGCGAATTTCAGGGGCGCGTCGAAACCCTCGAATCGCGCCTGCAACGGCAGCAGAACGAGGTCCAGTCCCTCAAGGACGAGATCGAGAAGAAAGGCATGCTGATGAATCCCGATCAGCGCCAATCGCTGCAGGACCAATACGTCGCCAAGCTCAAGAACTTCGAGCGCGACTACAAGGATTCCAAGGACGAACTGCAGCGCAAGGACAATGAGATCACCGCCAAAATTGTCCACGATCTCGCGCAAGTGATTCGCACCATCGGCGAGCGTGACGGCTACACGATGGTGATGGAAAAAGGATCGATCCTGTGGGGTACCCCCGCCATCGACGTCACCGATCAATTGATTCGCAGCTACAACCAGATGCACGTGCAGATCGGCACGCTGGGCGAATCCACGCGCGGCGGCGTCGGATTGGGCGGCGGCGGAGTCACCCGTTCCAGCGCCGAACAGGCCGGAGCGCGCCCGCCGTCGGACTTCGGCTCGGCCGCCACCAAACGATCCACGATCTCGAAGTGA
- a CDS encoding ABC transporter ATP-binding protein, whose translation MKLLSSLQWRLFGYLRRYLVPYALLLGIAIGLLAAASAGIPFIMKLVVDLVTNLRGARTIDPAAAIKLRELSIGLGGLFLMRAAANFADDYLTAYIAQKITMDIRNDLNESLQRQSLSFFNRTPTGVMVSRVINDVNVVVQSLSNGVFSIFADGMSLIALLATAFLLDWRLAIVAFIGFPIVVLPIVGLSKKVRKDTKNAQKQLGGLNALLHETFQGNRVVKAFVMEDYERARFKKELKRLFRINMGVSLIKALTGPMIEALGAIAVVIVVWWAVGSLQSGARTLGQFAGFFTTMILVYKPFKSLSKTNNTIQQGMAAAERVFEMMDHPTEVPDDPAGIELPAGTHRVAFENVSFRYGDEWVLRDINLEIGTGRVIALVGMSGGGKSTLADLIPRFYDVQKGRVTIDGIDLRKLKLMSLRSEIGLVTQHTFLFNDTIRANIAYGSADKKVERVIAAAKLANAHDFISRLPDGYETMVGELGVRLSGGERQRIAIARALLKDPPILILDEATSSLDSEAERSVQEALEHLMENRTTLVIAHRLSTVRRADRIVVIVHGRIVEEGTHDELFARGQEYRKLYDLQFMSPEDLAASAAVAN comes from the coding sequence ATGAAATTGCTTTCGTCGTTGCAGTGGCGTCTGTTTGGATATCTGCGCCGCTATCTTGTTCCGTACGCGCTGTTGCTGGGGATTGCGATTGGCCTGCTGGCGGCCGCCAGCGCGGGTATCCCGTTCATCATGAAGCTGGTGGTGGACCTGGTCACGAATCTTCGGGGCGCGCGCACGATCGATCCGGCCGCGGCCATCAAGTTGCGCGAACTATCGATCGGGCTCGGCGGACTGTTCCTGATGCGCGCGGCGGCGAATTTTGCCGACGACTACTTGACTGCTTACATCGCGCAGAAAATCACGATGGACATCCGCAACGATCTGAACGAGAGCCTGCAGCGCCAGTCGCTGAGCTTCTTCAATCGCACGCCGACCGGGGTGATGGTCTCGCGCGTGATCAACGACGTGAACGTGGTGGTGCAGAGCCTGAGCAACGGCGTGTTCTCGATTTTCGCGGACGGGATGTCGCTGATCGCGCTGCTGGCGACGGCGTTTTTGCTCGATTGGCGGCTCGCGATCGTTGCGTTTATCGGCTTTCCGATCGTCGTGCTGCCGATCGTCGGGCTTTCGAAAAAAGTCCGCAAGGACACCAAGAACGCGCAGAAGCAGCTTGGCGGTTTGAACGCGCTGCTGCACGAGACCTTCCAGGGCAATCGCGTGGTCAAGGCGTTCGTGATGGAAGATTACGAGCGCGCGCGCTTCAAAAAAGAACTGAAGCGCCTGTTCCGGATCAACATGGGCGTGAGCCTGATCAAGGCGCTGACGGGACCGATGATCGAGGCGCTGGGCGCAATCGCGGTGGTGATCGTGGTGTGGTGGGCGGTCGGATCGCTGCAATCCGGGGCGCGGACGCTCGGGCAGTTCGCGGGTTTTTTCACGACGATGATCCTGGTGTACAAACCGTTCAAAAGTCTGAGCAAGACCAACAACACGATACAGCAAGGGATGGCGGCGGCGGAGCGCGTGTTCGAGATGATGGACCATCCGACCGAGGTGCCGGACGACCCGGCAGGAATCGAGTTGCCGGCGGGAACGCATCGCGTGGCGTTCGAAAATGTGAGCTTCCGCTACGGCGACGAATGGGTGCTGCGCGACATCAACCTGGAGATCGGCACGGGGCGGGTGATCGCGCTGGTGGGGATGAGCGGCGGCGGCAAATCGACGCTGGCGGATTTGATTCCGCGCTTTTACGACGTGCAGAAAGGGCGCGTGACGATCGATGGAATCGATCTGCGCAAACTGAAACTGATGTCGCTGCGGTCGGAGATCGGGCTGGTGACGCAGCATACGTTTCTGTTCAACGATACGATTCGCGCCAATATCGCGTACGGCAGCGCGGACAAGAAAGTCGAGCGCGTGATCGCGGCGGCGAAACTGGCCAACGCGCACGATTTTATTTCGCGGCTGCCCGACGGTTACGAGACGATGGTGGGCGAGCTGGGCGTGCGGCTCTCGGGCGGCGAGCGGCAGCGGATTGCGATCGCGCGGGCGCTGCTGAAAGATCCGCCGATACTGATTCTCGACGAGGCGACCTCCTCGCTCGACTCGGAGGCCGAGCGATCGGTGCAGGAAGCGCTCGAGCATCTGATGGAAAATCGCACGACGCTGGTAATCGCGCATCGGCTGTCGACGGTGCGGCGCGCGGATCGAATCGTGGTGATCGTGCACGGGCGAATCGTCGAGGAAGGAACGCACGACGAGCTGTTCGCGCGCGGGCAGGAGTATCGCAAGCTATACGATTTGCAATTCATGTCGCCGGAGGATTTGGCGGCCAGCGCCGCGGTCGCGAACTAG
- a CDS encoding Fe-S-containing protein, with product MRLLRFKIAAGAALAVGAIYLAVSATSNCSAVSGNGNVNVNIASLLRGHAKMFCYTDDAGKKLRFVLARGMDGEVRSVFDACRQCFTFHRGYQVVAGELICRVCGNHYAIDRMAEGKASCVPERLPHEGNAQTVKIKTSDLSAGRALF from the coding sequence ATGCGATTGCTCAGATTCAAAATTGCCGCGGGCGCCGCGCTTGCCGTCGGCGCGATCTACCTGGCGGTCTCCGCCACCTCGAACTGCTCAGCCGTCAGCGGCAATGGCAACGTGAACGTCAACATCGCGAGTCTGCTGCGCGGACACGCGAAGATGTTCTGCTACACCGACGACGCCGGCAAAAAATTGCGCTTCGTGCTGGCGCGCGGGATGGACGGCGAGGTGCGTTCCGTGTTCGACGCATGCCGGCAGTGCTTCACGTTTCATCGCGGTTACCAGGTCGTTGCGGGCGAATTGATTTGCCGCGTGTGCGGCAACCATTACGCGATCGATCGCATGGCCGAGGGCAAAGCGTCGTGCGTGCCGGAGCGACTGCCGCACGAAGGCAACGCGCAGACGGTCAAAATCAAAACTTCAGATTTGAGCGCAGGCCGCGCGCTTTTCTAG
- the lpxB gene encoding lipid-A-disaccharide synthase → MSIETDVKSGEVAAKSITASDAGAEELSKHTIARARRRRIMIVAGEASGDLHGGDLAREILARDPGCELFGIAGEKMRAAGVRAIVEMESIHGLGLSELAATIGRTVAAFRELRRVLRREKPDLLILIDYAEFNLILSGTAKRAGVPVLYYITPQVWAWRRGRVDKLVERADRLAVVLPFEAELYHRAGERVSFVGHPLLDRVSPPANRAEVLKRHGFSPGTRILALLPGSRRAEVKYLLRPMIEAARVLARDHGLEPVIALAPTLTPSELEEVGRTKLDGIRIVEGDTYSIVGVSEMAIVASGTATLETALLGCPEVIVYKVSALTYVLGRMLITGVDFIGMPNILAGRKIVPELIQREVTATNIVRAAESILSDTIRAETIKSLKSLREKLGLPGAASRVAWMALGMIE, encoded by the coding sequence GTGAGTATCGAGACAGACGTCAAAAGCGGCGAAGTCGCGGCCAAATCAATCACGGCCTCGGACGCAGGGGCGGAAGAACTCTCAAAGCATACGATCGCGCGTGCGAGGCGGCGCCGAATCATGATCGTGGCCGGCGAGGCGTCGGGCGATCTGCATGGCGGCGATCTGGCGCGGGAGATTCTCGCGCGCGACCCGGGCTGCGAACTGTTCGGAATCGCGGGCGAGAAGATGCGCGCGGCGGGCGTGCGCGCGATCGTCGAGATGGAAAGTATTCATGGGCTGGGACTGTCGGAACTGGCGGCGACGATCGGACGCACCGTTGCCGCATTTCGAGAGCTCCGGCGCGTGCTGCGGCGCGAGAAGCCGGACCTGCTGATCCTGATCGACTACGCGGAATTCAATCTGATCCTGTCGGGCACGGCCAAGCGCGCGGGCGTGCCCGTGCTTTATTACATCACGCCGCAGGTGTGGGCCTGGCGGCGCGGCCGAGTCGACAAGCTGGTCGAGCGCGCGGACCGGCTGGCGGTGGTGCTGCCGTTCGAGGCCGAACTTTATCATCGCGCGGGCGAGCGGGTTTCCTTCGTGGGGCATCCACTGCTCGATCGCGTGAGTCCGCCGGCGAATCGCGCCGAGGTGCTGAAGCGCCACGGATTTTCGCCCGGGACGCGGATTCTCGCGCTGCTGCCGGGCAGCCGGCGCGCCGAGGTGAAGTATCTCTTGCGGCCGATGATCGAAGCGGCGCGCGTGCTCGCGCGCGATCATGGACTCGAGCCGGTGATCGCGCTCGCGCCGACGCTGACTCCCAGCGAACTCGAGGAAGTCGGGCGCACGAAGCTCGACGGGATACGGATAGTCGAGGGCGATACGTATAGTATTGTCGGCGTGAGCGAGATGGCGATCGTGGCGTCGGGGACGGCGACGCTGGAGACGGCGCTGCTGGGATGCCCGGAAGTTATCGTCTATAAGGTGTCGGCGCTGACGTATGTGCTGGGCAGGATGTTGATCACCGGCGTCGATTTTATCGGGATGCCGAACATTCTTGCCGGGCGAAAGATCGTGCCCGAGTTGATCCAGCGCGAGGTAACCGCGACGAATATCGTGCGGGCGGCGGAATCGATCCTGAGCGACACGATTCGCGCGGAGACGATCAAATCGCTCAAATCGCTGCGCGAAAAACTTGGACTGCCGGGCGCCGCGAGTCGCGTCGCATGGATGGCGCTGGGGATGATCGAATGA
- the lpxA gene encoding acyl-ACP--UDP-N-acetylglucosamine O-acyltransferase: protein MAGRIHPSAVIDPRAEIDSSVDVGPGAVIGPAVNIGADTVVGPNVVIDSLTTIGRRNRIFPFAVVGAATPDLKFHGEPATLEIGDDNTIREFTSIHRGTEVGGMRTLIGNHVLVMPYVHIAHDCFIGDHCILVNSTQLGGHCVIEEFANLEGMSGVHQFCRVGAYSLVAAGAKVAQDVPPFAMVAGDRARLAGVNEIGLQRRGFSAETISAIKSATRMLFFSKLLREEAIAKALEEYGDLPEVRRLVDFINNSKRGVVGRKRE, encoded by the coding sequence ATAGCGGGCCGAATCCATCCCTCAGCCGTCATCGATCCGCGCGCTGAAATCGACTCGAGCGTTGATGTCGGTCCCGGCGCGGTGATTGGGCCAGCAGTAAATATCGGCGCTGACACCGTAGTGGGTCCGAACGTCGTGATCGACAGCCTCACCACGATCGGCCGGCGCAACCGGATTTTTCCTTTCGCAGTTGTCGGCGCAGCAACCCCCGATTTGAAATTCCACGGCGAGCCCGCGACGCTCGAAATCGGCGACGACAACACGATCCGCGAGTTCACGTCGATTCATCGCGGCACCGAAGTCGGCGGGATGCGCACGCTCATCGGCAATCACGTGCTGGTGATGCCCTACGTGCACATCGCGCACGATTGCTTCATCGGCGACCATTGCATCCTGGTGAACTCGACTCAGCTCGGCGGCCATTGCGTGATCGAGGAGTTCGCCAACCTCGAAGGCATGAGCGGCGTGCATCAGTTCTGCCGCGTCGGCGCATACTCGCTGGTCGCGGCGGGCGCGAAAGTCGCGCAGGACGTGCCGCCGTTTGCGATGGTTGCCGGCGATCGCGCGCGCCTGGCCGGCGTCAATGAAATCGGCTTGCAGCGCCGCGGCTTCAGCGCCGAGACCATCTCTGCGATCAAGTCCGCGACCCGCATGCTCTTTTTTTCCAAGCTGCTCCGCGAGGAAGCTATCGCTAAAGCGCTCGAGGAATACGGCGACCTGCCCGAAGTGCGGCGCCTCGTAGATTTCATCAACAACTCGAAGCGCGGAGTCGTCGGCCGCAAGCGTGAATAA
- a CDS encoding Fic family protein — translation MGHPFKLRPSELLRLNRVALLDLNHLAGVFRPDEMKIGKSRHNPPPPDMAPALVEDMCDYVNGNLDKSPVHLAAYLLWRINWIHPFDDGNGRTARAASYAILCIQLGYELPGTKTIPEHIADDKDPYYKALEAADEAQKVNRIDVSQLETLLERILAKQLVEVHEKATGKKLQSDKPETN, via the coding sequence ATTGGCCATCCGTTCAAGTTAAGGCCCTCGGAGCTACTCCGACTGAACCGCGTCGCTCTCCTCGATTTAAATCACCTGGCCGGAGTATTTCGGCCCGATGAAATGAAGATCGGCAAGAGCCGTCACAATCCACCACCTCCCGACATGGCGCCGGCTCTTGTCGAAGACATGTGCGATTATGTCAATGGGAATTTGGACAAATCTCCGGTGCATTTGGCTGCATATCTGCTCTGGAGAATAAACTGGATTCATCCGTTCGATGACGGGAACGGCAGAACCGCTCGTGCGGCTTCGTATGCGATACTGTGCATTCAACTTGGATACGAACTGCCCGGTACGAAGACAATCCCCGAGCACATTGCTGACGACAAAGATCCCTATTACAAAGCCCTCGAAGCCGCAGACGAAGCGCAGAAAGTAAATCGAATCGACGTTTCGCAATTGGAGACTCTGTTGGAGAGAATACTCGCGAAGCAACTGGTGGAAGTTCACGAGAAAGCCACCGGAAAGAAATTGCAGTCTGACAAGCCTGAGACCAATTAA
- the fabZ gene encoding 3-hydroxyacyl-ACP dehydratase FabZ, with amino-acid sequence MADDARAAELQRVLGLLPHRYPFLLVDRILKLEKGRVMTLKNVTFNEPFFAGHFPEHPVMPGVLIVEALAQSAAILALNEVGGDPKRLFMLTGLDKVRFRRRVIPGDQLRMEVTIIKFHRPLWRMQATAKVENELAAQAELSAMEVEEQVR; translated from the coding sequence ATGGCTGACGACGCAAGAGCCGCCGAGCTGCAGCGCGTGCTCGGGCTGCTGCCGCATCGCTATCCCTTCCTGCTGGTCGATCGAATCCTTAAGCTCGAAAAGGGCCGCGTGATGACGCTCAAGAACGTCACCTTCAACGAGCCCTTTTTCGCCGGCCATTTCCCTGAGCATCCCGTGATGCCCGGCGTGTTGATTGTCGAGGCGCTAGCGCAGTCGGCGGCGATTCTCGCGCTGAACGAAGTGGGCGGCGATCCGAAACGGCTCTTCATGCTGACCGGGCTCGACAAAGTTCGCTTTCGGCGCCGCGTGATTCCCGGCGATCAGTTGCGCATGGAAGTTACCATCATCAAGTTTCACCGCCCGCTGTGGCGGATGCAGGCCACCGCCAAGGTCGAAAACGAGCTGGCTGCGCAGGCCGAACTGTCTGCGATGGAAGTCGAGGAGCAAGTCCGATAG
- a CDS encoding copper resistance CopC family protein translates to MRASQASLIAAIAIAGAGVVVAPRSSRAHAFPAAEQPMVGCTMNAVPAEVEIRFDNPIEAMFAHLQVSDKSGADVTADAPAVSEDRITLSVKLKPLAVGDYAVKWSVVAQDSHRSEGSYTFTVAGSRD, encoded by the coding sequence ATGAGAGCGTCACAAGCATCACTGATAGCGGCGATCGCGATCGCAGGGGCAGGCGTTGTTGTAGCGCCGCGATCGTCGCGCGCACATGCATTCCCGGCCGCCGAGCAGCCGATGGTGGGGTGCACGATGAATGCGGTGCCGGCCGAAGTCGAAATCCGGTTCGACAATCCAATCGAAGCGATGTTTGCGCATCTGCAGGTAAGCGATAAAAGCGGCGCCGACGTGACGGCGGATGCGCCGGCGGTCAGCGAAGATCGCATCACACTGTCGGTGAAATTGAAGCCGCTCGCGGTCGGCGATTACGCGGTCAAGTGGAGCGTGGTTGCGCAGGACAGTCATCGCTCGGAGGGTTCGTACACGTTCACGGTGGCTGGGAGTCGCGATTGA
- a CDS encoding copper resistance D family protein, translating to MTPTQLSALATWPLLIASTVIFGTSAFALFFDAAESAAPLDSFGRVWLWLAAINLAVSPLAMLVQIANMADCSMRDAIVLAPMVMRETVFGHLWAIRLPVAILLAAITATRSPSRRTAAFIYALATALLLMQSLSSHAIDKGARAVAILFAHQAAAGFWIGALSSLLIVAASDDGGSALIERTAVRVSRVAGWSVAMLALTGVGSAYFALGWHPQLLIYSLYGRTLLWKLATAGAVLLVGGYNRYQLVSVVGEESPRSLLIRNVTAECLLLAAVLAWSSVLANTPPPH from the coding sequence TTGACCCCGACGCAGTTGAGCGCGCTCGCGACATGGCCGCTGCTGATCGCGTCCACGGTGATCTTCGGCACATCGGCGTTTGCGCTTTTCTTCGACGCGGCCGAAAGCGCGGCTCCGCTCGATTCGTTCGGGCGCGTGTGGTTGTGGCTGGCAGCGATCAATCTCGCGGTGTCGCCGCTCGCGATGCTGGTCCAGATTGCGAACATGGCGGACTGCTCGATGCGCGACGCGATCGTGCTCGCGCCGATGGTGATGCGCGAGACAGTGTTCGGTCATCTATGGGCGATCCGGTTGCCGGTGGCGATATTACTCGCGGCGATCACGGCGACTCGATCACCGTCGCGGAGGACGGCCGCATTCATCTATGCGCTCGCGACGGCATTGCTCCTGATGCAGAGCCTTTCGAGTCATGCGATCGACAAGGGCGCGCGCGCAGTGGCGATTTTGTTTGCGCATCAGGCGGCCGCGGGATTCTGGATCGGTGCGCTGAGTTCGCTGTTGATCGTGGCGGCAAGCGACGACGGCGGTTCGGCGTTGATTGAGCGGACCGCGGTGCGCGTTTCGAGAGTTGCAGGATGGTCGGTGGCGATGCTGGCATTGACCGGGGTCGGTAGCGCCTACTTTGCGCTGGGATGGCATCCGCAGTTGCTTATCTATTCGCTGTATGGCCGGACGTTGCTGTGGAAGCTGGCGACGGCCGGCGCAGTGCTCCTGGTCGGCGGCTACAACCGCTATCAGTTGGTGTCGGTGGTGGGTGAGGAGTCGCCGCGCAGTTTGCTGATTCGCAACGTGACTGCGGAGTGCCTGCTGCTGGCCGCGGTGCTCGCGTGGTCGTCGGTGCTGGCGAACACGCCGCCCCCGCATTGA
- a CDS encoding SCO family protein, whose translation MAEHRAMNHARAMLASAGLALLIALAIAGCNREAVGDYPAANETNGLPAISLTDQHGNSVSLASLKGKPVLVDFIYTSCASTCPRLTAKMVEVARELGPELGEKATIISITLDPEHDSPAELAKYAKVQGADERGWLFLTGPPAQIDQVLALYKLRRDRESDGSVTHSVSAFLLGPDGRQMRQYNALDVSAKSVAADVNAVLSKG comes from the coding sequence ATGGCTGAACACCGCGCCATGAATCACGCACGCGCGATGCTGGCGAGCGCCGGACTCGCGCTGCTGATCGCGCTCGCGATCGCGGGATGCAATCGCGAAGCAGTCGGCGACTATCCTGCCGCGAACGAAACCAATGGCCTGCCCGCGATCAGTCTGACAGACCAGCACGGCAACTCGGTGTCTCTTGCATCGCTAAAGGGCAAGCCAGTGCTGGTCGATTTCATTTATACGTCGTGCGCATCGACGTGTCCGAGGCTCACCGCCAAGATGGTGGAGGTTGCGCGCGAACTCGGACCCGAACTCGGCGAAAAGGCCACGATCATTTCGATCACGCTCGATCCCGAGCATGACAGCCCCGCGGAACTCGCGAAGTATGCGAAGGTGCAAGGCGCCGACGAACGCGGATGGCTTTTTCTGACGGGGCCGCCGGCGCAAATCGACCAGGTGCTGGCACTGTACAAGCTGCGGCGCGATCGCGAGAGCGACGGCTCGGTCACGCACTCGGTGTCGGCGTTTTTGCTCGGGCCGGACGGCCGCCAGATGCGCCAGTACAACGCCCTCGACGTAAGTGCGAAGTCGGTGGCGGCCGACGTGAACGCCGTGCTGAGCAAAGGCTAG
- a CDS encoding Gfo/Idh/MocA family protein — MPELRAAVIGAGRLGTLHARKYAAIPGVTVAHVVDIDRDRAAQVAAEVGASPLTDYRELAGAVDLVTVASPGITHHEIASAMLSSGIDVLLEKPMATTLAEARQLADLASSGGRILQIGHLERFNPAVVRLHSLVKNPRFVECHRLAPFTERGTDVDVVLDLMVHDLDVIMSVAPSEVASLEAVGVAILTDRIDLANARIRFRSGLIANLVTSRVSARRERKIRFFQPDAYISVDYEARRIQIYRKSPPSPGSNFPTISAEQIDLAESDPLADEVRSFVDAVRTRATPAVSADDGLRVMELSERIKEVMLTEAAAS; from the coding sequence ATGCCTGAACTGCGCGCAGCGGTCATCGGCGCCGGACGCCTCGGCACCTTGCACGCCCGCAAGTATGCCGCGATACCCGGCGTCACGGTCGCGCACGTCGTGGACATTGACCGCGATCGCGCGGCGCAAGTCGCGGCCGAAGTCGGCGCATCGCCGCTCACCGACTATCGCGAGCTCGCGGGCGCCGTCGATCTGGTCACGGTCGCGTCGCCCGGAATCACTCATCACGAAATCGCATCCGCGATGCTCTCGTCCGGCATCGATGTGTTGCTCGAAAAGCCGATGGCGACGACGCTCGCGGAGGCGCGTCAACTCGCCGACCTCGCATCGTCAGGCGGCAGGATTCTTCAGATCGGCCACCTCGAACGCTTCAATCCCGCCGTCGTGCGACTGCATTCGCTCGTAAAAAATCCGCGCTTCGTCGAATGCCATCGACTCGCGCCCTTCACCGAGCGCGGCACCGACGTGGACGTTGTGCTCGATCTGATGGTGCACGATCTCGACGTAATCATGTCGGTTGCGCCGTCGGAGGTCGCGTCGCTCGAAGCAGTTGGCGTCGCGATCCTCACCGATCGCATCGATCTAGCCAACGCGCGCATTCGTTTCAGGAGCGGGCTTATCGCGAACCTTGTGACGAGCCGAGTTTCGGCGCGGCGCGAGCGCAAGATTCGCTTCTTCCAGCCCGACGCGTACATCTCGGTCGATTACGAGGCGCGCCGCATCCAGATTTATCGGAAGAGTCCGCCCTCCCCCGGCTCGAACTTTCCAACCATCTCGGCCGAGCAGATCGATCTCGCGGAAAGCGACCCGCTCGCCGACGAGGTCAGATCTTTTGTCGACGCGGTGCGCACTCGCGCAACTCCGGCGGTGAGCGCCGACGATGGACTCCGCGTGATGGAACTCAGCGAGCGAATCAAGGAAGTGATGCTGACCGAGGCGGCGGCTTCTTGA